From Skermanella sp. TT6, a single genomic window includes:
- the yajC gene encoding preprotein translocase subunit YajC, translating into MFVSTAYAQAADGAGAAGLMSFLPLILIFVVFYFLLIRPQQKKLKEHKSMLEALRRGDRVVTGGGIVGTITKVGTDDELVVEIAEGVRVRVLRSTINMVLAKTEPAKGGRTAAGTTADGKDAEAVETTVEPVQDNATGPARGIGKMFGRK; encoded by the coding sequence ATGTTCGTATCAACGGCCTATGCACAGGCCGCGGATGGGGCGGGAGCGGCTGGCCTGATGTCGTTTCTGCCGCTGATCCTGATCTTCGTCGTCTTCTATTTCCTGCTGATTCGTCCGCAGCAAAAGAAGCTGAAGGAGCATAAGTCCATGCTCGAGGCTTTGCGCCGAGGCGACCGGGTCGTCACCGGCGGCGGCATCGTCGGCACCATCACGAAGGTCGGCACGGACGATGAGCTGGTGGTCGAGATCGCCGAGGGCGTCCGCGTTCGCGTGCTTCGCTCCACGATCAACATGGTGCTGGCGAAGACCGAGCCCGCCAAGGGCGGCCGGACAGCCGCGGGCACGACGGCCGACGGCAAGGATGCCGAGGCGGTCGAGACGACAGTCGAGCCGGTGCAGGACAACGCCACCGGACCGGCCCGCGGCATCGGCAAGATGTTCGGCCGCAAGTAA